The following proteins are co-located in the Besnoitia besnoiti strain Bb-Ger1 chromosome Unknown contig00007, whole genome shotgun sequence genome:
- a CDS encoding uncharacterized protein (encoded by transcript BESB_071760) yields the protein MNASLPAVSSEDRRPAAYTSHTTLHVSSVEAPLLLFQDSLRRCAAKALDLVTHEFHFRGIRACGSSCEAGYQEHTKTLTASQRHTAAGECAERQVKFDEEQTEEPDDDDASETQVGQDGLNYTYPNGTGGLSEGLSSLLE from the coding sequence ATGAATGCTTCTCTTCCTGCAGTCTCCAGTGAAGACCGGCGTCCAGCCGCATACACTTCGCACACTACTTTGCATGTTTCCtctgtggaggcgccgctgttGCTCTTTCAGGATTCGCTCCGGCGCTGTGCGGCGAAGGCACTCGATCTCGTCACGCACGAATTCCACTTCCGTGGAATTCGTGCGTGTGGCAGTTCGTGTGAGGCGGGCTATCAAGAGCACACGAAGACACTGACGGCGAGCCAAAGGCACACTGCCGCAGGAGAGTGCGCCGAGAGACAAGTCAAATTCGACGAAGAACAAACGGAGGAACCGGACGATGATGATGCTTCTGAGACTCAGGTCGGGCAGGATGGCTTAAACTACACATATCCGAACGGCACGGGAGGCCTTTCAGAAGGTTTGAGCAGTCTGCTTGAGTAG